Proteins encoded within one genomic window of Glycine soja cultivar W05 chromosome 1, ASM419377v2, whole genome shotgun sequence:
- the LOC114421275 gene encoding NASP-related protein sim3-like, giving the protein MAEEAPASETSVTMPQPSEVITVDGTLNSSENDKSGISVDAAAHSGEETVSNAEASGSDPQKSLELANELMEKGNKAIKENDFGEAADNFSRALEIRVAHYGELAPECVHTYYKYGCALLYKAQEEADPLADVPKKEDGSQHGSNKDGSVKSSLNAESSTASFSSNAEQDVTSNDQGGAVDDGSTKNDQEEDDEDSDAEDLAEADEDETDLDLAWKMLDIARAIVEKQSVNTIEQVDILSTLADVALEREDFETSLSDYQKALTILEQLVEPDDRKIADLNFRICLCLEVSSKPQEAIAYCQKATSVCKARLHRLTNEVKSCSDLTSASELAQDVPACPKSESNNSILDKQSEIETLKGLSSELEKKLEDLQQLVSNPKSILAEILGIAAAKAGNVKESSSAMVSSSQLATANGSGGFDSPTISTAHTNGSGGVTHLGVVGRGVKRASNATPAEGSTPKKPGLESTEDKDDGNSH; this is encoded by the exons GGCCGCGCACAGCGGTGAAGAGACGGTGTCTAACGCTGAAGCTTCCGGTAGCGATCCTCAGAAGTCTCTGGAGTTGGCGAATGAGCTGATGGAAAAAGGAAACAAGGCAATTAAGGAAAACGATTTTGGAGAAGCAGCTGATAACTTTAGCCGTGCTCTCGAAATCAG AGTGGCGCATTATGGTGAACTTGCTCCTGAGTGTGTGCACACATACTACAAATATGGGTGTGCTCTTTTGTACAAGGCTCAGGAGGAAGCTGATCCATTGGCTGATGTGCCCAAGAAGGAAGATGGATCTCAACATGGCTCCAACAAAGATGGTTCTGTGAAGAGTTCTTTGAATGCTGAATCTTCCACTGCTTCTTTTTCAAGCAATGCCGAGCAGGATGTGACTTCAAATGACCAGGGTGGAGCAGTGGATGATG GGTCCACTAAGAATGACcaggaagaagatgatgaggaTAGTGATGCTGAAGACTTGGCagaagctgatgaagatgagaCTGACCTGGACCTGGCATGGAAAATGCTTGATATTGCCAGAGCCATTGTTGAAAAGCAATCTGTCAATACAATAGAACAAGTGGACATATTATCAACATTGGCAGATGTTGCATTGGAAAGAG AGGATTTTGAAACTTCCCTCTCGGATTATCAGAAGGCACTAACCATCTTGGAACAACTAGTTGAACCAGATGATAGAAAAATTGCTGACTT AAATTTTCGCATATGCTTGTGTTTGGAGGTTAGTTCTAAGCCTCAAGAAGCAATTGCTTACTGCCAGAAGGCTACATCTGTTTGTAAGGCACGATTACATCGTCTTACAAATGAAGTAAAGAGTTGTTCAGATTTGACATCTGCTTCTGAGTTAGCTCAGGATGTTCCAGCATGTCCCAAATCTGAGTCTAATAACTCAATTTTGGATAAACAATCAGAGATTGAAACTCTCAAAGGTCTATCAAGTGAGCTGGAAAAGAAG CTTGAAGATTTGCAACAGTTAGTGTCGAACCCAAAGTCAATTCTTGCTGAGATCCTAGGAATAGCAGCTGCCAAGGCAGGCAATGTGAAGGAATCATCTTCAGCAATGGTGAGTTCCTCACAGTTGGCTACTGCCAACGGCAGTGGAGGTTTTGATTCTCCAACCATTTCAACTGCCCACACCAATGGATCTGGTGGAGTCACACACCTTGGTGTGGTGGGAAGAGGAGTTAAGAGAGCATCAAATGCCACTCCGGCAGAAGGAAGCACACCAAAGAAACCAGGATTGGAATCTACTGAAGACAAAGATGATGGCAACTCACACTGA